From a single Halobellus ruber genomic region:
- a CDS encoding DUF555 domain-containing protein: MSNYLVAMEAAWLVRDVDDIDDAIGVAVSEAGKRLNDQDKEYVEVEVGATPCPACGEPFDSAFIAADTALVGLLLEIDVFNADSEEHASRIAKSEVGGALRDVPLSVIEVVETGEGDEEGDEETQAHSHG; this comes from the coding sequence ATGAGTAATTACCTCGTCGCGATGGAGGCCGCGTGGCTGGTCCGCGACGTCGACGACATCGACGACGCGATCGGCGTCGCGGTCAGCGAAGCCGGGAAGCGGCTTAACGATCAGGACAAGGAGTACGTGGAGGTCGAGGTGGGTGCGACGCCGTGTCCCGCCTGCGGGGAGCCGTTCGACTCCGCGTTCATCGCGGCCGACACCGCCCTCGTGGGGCTGCTCTTGGAGATCGACGTGTTCAACGCGGACAGCGAGGAACACGCCTCACGCATCGCGAAAAGCGAAGTCGGCGGGGCGCTCCGGGACGTGCCGCTGTCGGTGATCGAGGTCGTCGAGACCGGTGAGGGCGACGAGGAAGGCGACGAGGAGACGCAGGCACACAGCCACGGGTAG
- a CDS encoding CBS domain-containing protein, translated as MELPTPEDLRQRRTELDLTQSSLAEKAGVSQPLIARIEGGDVDPRLSTLRRIVNALEEAEGSIVRAADLMNEDVVSVAPDDSVRAARDLMLDEGFSQLPVIRDGRPVGIISNSDIRHAQEGADVGTLPVAEVMRESVMAVEPSATLEEIDTALDHHAAVLVVEGGETVGIVTEADVAAHL; from the coding sequence ATGGAGCTCCCGACCCCGGAGGACCTGCGGCAGCGCCGGACGGAGTTGGACCTGACCCAGAGCAGCCTCGCCGAGAAGGCGGGCGTCTCCCAACCGCTCATCGCTCGCATCGAAGGCGGCGACGTCGACCCCCGGCTCTCGACGCTCCGGCGGATCGTCAACGCCTTAGAGGAGGCCGAGGGGAGCATCGTCCGCGCGGCCGACCTGATGAACGAGGACGTCGTGAGCGTCGCGCCCGACGATTCTGTGCGGGCCGCCCGCGACCTGATGCTCGACGAGGGGTTCTCCCAGTTGCCGGTCATCCGCGACGGCCGCCCCGTCGGCATCATCTCGAACAGCGACATCCGCCACGCCCAAGAGGGCGCCGACGTCGGAACCCTCCCCGTGGCGGAGGTGATGCGCGAGTCGGTGATGGCGGTCGAGCCGTCGGCGACCTTAGAGGAGATCGACACGGCGTTGGATCACCACGCTGCGGTCCTGGTCGTCGAGGGCGGGGAGACGGTCGGGATCGTGACCGAAGCCGACGTGGCTGCGCACCTCTGA
- a CDS encoding DNA topoisomerase IV subunit A, translating into MSTKQDDELAQERLIDLAAEFYDQFAAGEVPRMEIPTRTKSNIVFDEDSKVWVYGDRTSTRSANSVRGARKLLKASYAIEFLVNQLEEGRSSTLRELYYLSESWDNEEAQFSSQDESNQLIEDLEIVAEVTREDFHMRPEESGATLMGPLELREQTRRGEREIHCQKDVGEGGYQIPNNPDTIDFLDHDIDFVLCVETGGMRDRLVENGFDEEYNCLVVHLKGQPARATRRITKRLHDELDLPVVVFTDGDPWSYRIYGSVAYGSIKSAHLSEYLATPQARFVGIQPEDIVEYDLPTDPLADSDVNALESELEDPRFETDYWTEQIELQLDIEKKAEQQSLAARGLDFVTETYLPERLDAMGVL; encoded by the coding sequence ATGAGCACGAAACAGGACGACGAACTCGCACAGGAACGCCTCATCGACCTCGCCGCGGAGTTTTACGACCAGTTCGCGGCCGGCGAGGTGCCGCGAATGGAGATCCCCACGCGGACGAAGTCGAACATCGTCTTCGACGAGGACTCGAAGGTGTGGGTCTACGGCGACCGCACCTCCACCAGGTCGGCCAACAGCGTCCGCGGCGCGCGGAAACTCCTGAAGGCGTCGTACGCCATCGAGTTTCTGGTGAACCAACTGGAGGAGGGTCGCTCCTCGACGCTGCGTGAACTGTACTACCTCTCGGAATCGTGGGACAACGAGGAGGCGCAGTTCTCGAGCCAGGACGAGTCGAACCAGCTGATCGAGGATTTGGAGATCGTCGCGGAGGTGACCCGCGAGGACTTCCACATGCGCCCCGAGGAATCGGGGGCGACCCTGATGGGGCCGCTGGAGCTCCGCGAGCAGACCCGCCGCGGCGAGCGGGAGATCCACTGCCAGAAGGACGTCGGCGAGGGCGGCTACCAGATCCCGAACAACCCCGACACCATCGACTTCCTCGATCACGACATCGACTTCGTCCTCTGCGTCGAGACGGGCGGGATGCGCGACCGGCTCGTCGAGAACGGCTTCGACGAGGAGTACAACTGCCTCGTGGTCCACCTGAAGGGCCAGCCCGCGCGGGCGACCCGCCGGATCACCAAGCGACTCCACGACGAACTCGACCTCCCGGTCGTGGTCTTTACCGACGGCGACCCGTGGTCCTACCGGATCTACGGGTCGGTGGCGTACGGGTCGATCAAGTCCGCGCACCTCTCGGAGTACCTCGCGACGCCGCAGGCGCGGTTCGTGGGAATTCAGCCGGAGGACATCGTGGAGTACGACCTCCCGACCGATCCGCTCGCGGATTCGGATGTCAACGCCCTGGAATCGGAGTTGGAGGACCCGCGGTTCGAGACCGACTACTGGACCGAACAGATCGAACTCCAGCTCGACATCGAGAAGAAGGCCGAACAGCAGTCGCTTGCGGCCCGGGGGCTCGATTTCGTCACCGAGACGTACCTCCCCGAACGGCTCGACGCGATGGGCGTGCTGTAG
- a CDS encoding metalloprotease, whose amino-acid sequence MSVSGLSFSSRELRDLALAWAALGVAFAIFFAGGGRRAVESILGGGVIAPVLLSLLTAGVGFLVHELAHKVVAVRFGQIAEFRADYGMLFLAVVSSLAGFIFAAPGAVYHRGRLTSREHGLIALAGPAVNVGLAALFLPVFVLGTVLGSEFLALIGSRGLMINLFLAAFNMLPFGPLDGKTVLGWSKAVFAGFFVPALVLTVGAFLLGFGF is encoded by the coding sequence GTGAGCGTCTCCGGTCTCTCGTTCAGTTCGCGCGAACTCCGGGACTTAGCCCTGGCGTGGGCGGCACTCGGGGTCGCCTTTGCCATCTTCTTCGCCGGCGGCGGCCGGCGGGCCGTCGAGAGCATCCTGGGCGGCGGCGTGATCGCGCCGGTGCTTCTCAGCCTGCTGACCGCCGGCGTTGGCTTTCTCGTTCACGAACTCGCCCACAAGGTGGTGGCGGTCCGGTTCGGGCAGATCGCGGAGTTCCGCGCTGATTACGGGATGCTGTTTCTCGCGGTCGTGAGTTCGCTCGCGGGGTTCATCTTCGCTGCCCCCGGCGCCGTCTATCACCGTGGGCGGCTGACGTCCCGCGAACACGGGCTGATCGCGCTGGCGGGGCCGGCGGTGAACGTGGGGTTGGCGGCGCTTTTCCTGCCGGTCTTCGTCCTCGGGACGGTCCTGGGTTCGGAGTTTCTCGCCTTGATCGGCTCGCGTGGGCTGATGATCAACCTCTTTTTGGCGGCGTTCAATATGCTTCCGTTCGGGCCCCTCGACGGCAAGACGGTTCTCGGGTGGAGCAAGGCCGTCTTCGCCGGGTTCTTCGTCCCAGCTCTGGTCCTGACGGTCGGCGCGTTCCTGCTTGGATTCGGGTTCTAA
- the purM gene encoding phosphoribosylformylglycinamidine cyclo-ligase, with protein sequence MTDDSPGSGNAEGSGTGADGGDGPDDESLTYADAGVDIDASEAATAALVSAVGESEGDYAGLVDIGDRYLALATDGVGTKLLVAEALSDYSTVGIDCIAMNANDLVAAGVRPVAFVDYLAVEEPDETFAEQVGDGLRAGAEEASLELVGGETAVMPEVIRGLDLAGTCAGLAAKDAVFAGTTEPGDALVGFPSSGIHSNGLTLARTAVTRDHAYTDPCPFGDYDTIGDALLEPTRLYTHLLAPMRAHGVRAAAHVTGGGWTNLERMGEHRYVVDDAFDPQPVFEFVQSLGDVADAEMHRTFNMGTGFVCALDPNDAAALAADTDGRVIGRVESGSGVSIRGVEL encoded by the coding sequence ATGACCGACGACAGCCCTGGCAGCGGCAACGCCGAGGGGAGCGGAACGGGAGCCGACGGCGGGGACGGACCGGACGACGAATCGCTGACGTACGCCGACGCGGGCGTCGACATCGACGCGAGCGAGGCAGCGACCGCCGCGCTGGTGAGCGCCGTCGGGGAGAGCGAGGGCGACTACGCAGGCCTGGTAGACATCGGCGACCGGTATCTGGCGCTCGCGACCGACGGCGTCGGGACGAAGCTGCTGGTCGCAGAGGCCCTTTCCGATTACTCCACGGTCGGTATCGACTGCATCGCGATGAACGCAAACGACCTCGTCGCCGCGGGGGTCCGCCCGGTCGCGTTCGTCGACTATCTCGCGGTTGAGGAACCCGACGAGACGTTCGCCGAGCAGGTGGGCGACGGGCTGCGCGCCGGCGCCGAGGAGGCGAGTCTGGAACTCGTCGGCGGTGAGACCGCGGTGATGCCCGAGGTGATCCGCGGGCTCGATCTGGCGGGGACCTGCGCAGGGCTGGCCGCGAAGGACGCCGTCTTCGCCGGCACGACAGAGCCGGGCGACGCCTTGGTGGGCTTTCCCTCCTCGGGCATCCACTCAAACGGACTGACTCTCGCCCGCACGGCCGTCACTCGTGATCACGCGTACACGGACCCCTGCCCGTTCGGCGACTACGACACCATCGGCGACGCGCTGCTCGAACCCACGCGACTGTACACACACCTGCTGGCTCCGATGCGGGCACACGGCGTCCGTGCCGCCGCCCACGTCACCGGCGGCGGGTGGACGAACCTCGAACGGATGGGCGAGCACCGCTACGTTGTCGACGACGCATTCGACCCCCAGCCGGTTTTCGAGTTCGTCCAGTCGTTGGGCGACGTCGCGGACGCGGAGATGCACCGGACGTTCAATATGGGCACGGGGTTCGTCTGTGCGCTCGACCCCAACGATGCCGCGGCACTCGCTGCCGACACCGACGGCCGGGTGATCGGCCGCGTCGAGTCCGGCAGCGGCGTCTCGATCCGCGGGGTCGAACTCTGA
- the psmB gene encoding archaeal proteasome endopeptidase complex subunit beta translates to MRTPTSDDLSTGFDSPNGDHSGVFSPEIGEFPEAERRAEGMGDKETKTGTTTVGLKTADGVVLATDMRASLGRMVSSKNVQKVEEIHPTGALTIAGSVSAAQSLISSIRAEVRLYEARRGEDMSMQALSTLLGNFLRSGAFFIVQPILGGVDEDGPHIYSIDPAGSILEEEYTVTGSGSQYALGVLEQEYSDDLSIEEAKSVATHAIDSAVERDLASGNGINMCTVTDEGVEVTQHKDFEELL, encoded by the coding sequence ATGCGTACACCTACGAGCGACGATCTCTCGACCGGTTTCGACTCCCCCAACGGTGACCACTCCGGCGTGTTCTCCCCCGAGATCGGCGAGTTCCCCGAAGCCGAGCGCCGCGCGGAGGGGATGGGCGACAAGGAAACCAAAACCGGCACCACGACGGTCGGGCTGAAGACCGCCGACGGCGTCGTCCTCGCGACCGATATGCGCGCGAGCCTCGGCCGGATGGTCTCCTCGAAGAACGTCCAGAAGGTCGAGGAGATCCACCCCACCGGCGCGCTCACCATCGCCGGATCGGTCTCGGCCGCGCAGTCGCTCATCTCCTCGATCCGCGCGGAGGTCCGACTCTACGAGGCCCGCCGCGGCGAGGACATGAGTATGCAGGCGCTGTCAACGCTTCTCGGAAACTTCCTCCGGTCGGGTGCGTTCTTCATCGTCCAGCCGATCCTCGGCGGCGTCGACGAGGATGGGCCCCACATCTACAGCATCGACCCCGCGGGTTCGATCCTCGAAGAGGAGTACACCGTCACGGGATCGGGCAGCCAGTACGCGCTGGGCGTGCTCGAACAGGAGTACAGCGACGACCTGAGCATCGAGGAGGCCAAGTCGGTCGCCACCCACGCGATCGACAGCGCGGTCGAGCGCGACCTCGCGTCCGGTAACGGCATCAATATGTGTACCGTCACCGACGAGGGCGTCGAGGTCACCCAGCACAAGGACTTCGAGGAGCTCCTGTAG
- the ligA gene encoding ATP-dependent DNA ligase LigA, producing MQFADFARRAAELEAEPGDHATVAGACRLLAEAGADLPTVVRFLQGRVYPAWDGRTLDVGPALLRESIACAAGPNVDADDVEDRLADLGEIGAVAAAYDFGGQQGLSAFGGGTAGSLTVAEVDERLREVAAADGEGSQERRIETLFGLFNRASPEEATFLARLVLGTMRIGVGEGTVRDAIAAAFIEPLPDEEVVDDDGAADEVGEGTADPATDGTADAGAEGTADAESADDAADTDDCSATAPSEAAVAAVERALQVSNDYGRVAVVAREEGRAGLDAMGLDVGRPVQTMLAQAGTAADGIDAWGEAIVGTKFDGARVQVHYDGTEPRIFSRNMEDVTDPLPEVVEFVERELDVPVVLDGEVVAVDDDGAPLPFQEVLRRFRRKHDVERMREEVRVELRAFDCLHADGTDLLDAPLLDRRDRLDDLLGDTDVVEEVVRTTDPDAVAAAERTALEAGHEGVMLKDPDSAYEPGKRGRNWLKRKPDVETLDLVVTGAEWGEGRRANLLGTFLLSARVEDAAPIDGANTGDDGAYATIGKVATGITDAKLESLTDLLEPHVDREDGQAVSIEPAVVFEVGYEGIQPSPTYESGYALRFPRFVGVRSDNSPGDADTVARVERLADEQ from the coding sequence ATGCAGTTTGCCGACTTCGCTCGTCGCGCCGCGGAACTGGAGGCGGAACCGGGCGACCACGCCACCGTCGCGGGCGCCTGCCGCCTCCTCGCGGAGGCGGGCGCGGACCTCCCGACCGTGGTCCGGTTCCTCCAGGGGCGGGTCTACCCCGCCTGGGACGGCCGGACGCTCGACGTCGGCCCCGCGCTCCTCCGGGAGTCGATCGCCTGCGCGGCGGGCCCGAACGTCGACGCCGACGACGTGGAGGACAGACTCGCCGATCTCGGCGAGATCGGGGCGGTCGCGGCGGCGTACGACTTCGGTGGCCAGCAGGGGTTGTCCGCCTTCGGCGGCGGCACCGCGGGTTCGCTCACGGTCGCCGAGGTCGACGAGCGGCTCCGCGAGGTCGCGGCCGCCGACGGCGAGGGAAGCCAGGAACGCCGTATTGAGACGCTGTTCGGGCTGTTCAACCGCGCCTCGCCGGAGGAAGCGACGTTTCTCGCGCGACTGGTTCTCGGCACGATGCGGATCGGGGTCGGCGAGGGGACGGTGCGGGACGCCATCGCGGCCGCGTTCATCGAACCCTTGCCGGACGAGGAGGTGGTAGACGACGACGGTGCAGCCGACGAAGTCGGCGAGGGAACTGCTGATCCCGCCACCGACGGGACCGCTGACGCTGGCGCTGAGGGGACAGCCGACGCCGAGTCCGCGGACGACGCCGCCGACACGGACGACTGCTCGGCGACTGCGCCCTCGGAGGCGGCGGTCGCGGCGGTCGAACGCGCGCTCCAGGTCTCGAACGACTACGGACGGGTCGCGGTCGTCGCCCGCGAGGAGGGACGGGCGGGGCTGGACGCGATGGGACTCGACGTCGGCCGTCCGGTACAGACGATGCTGGCGCAGGCCGGGACCGCGGCCGACGGGATCGACGCCTGGGGGGAGGCGATCGTCGGGACAAAGTTCGACGGCGCGCGGGTCCAAGTCCACTACGACGGGACAGAACCCCGGATCTTCTCCCGGAACATGGAGGACGTCACCGATCCCCTGCCGGAGGTCGTGGAGTTCGTCGAGCGCGAACTCGACGTTCCAGTTGTTCTCGACGGCGAGGTCGTTGCGGTCGACGACGACGGCGCCCCGCTACCCTTCCAGGAGGTGCTCCGCCGGTTCCGCCGGAAGCACGACGTCGAGCGGATGCGCGAGGAGGTCCGAGTGGAGCTGCGGGCGTTCGACTGTCTCCACGCCGACGGGACGGATCTGCTCGACGCCCCGCTCCTCGACCGCCGGGATCGGCTCGACGACCTGCTGGGCGACACCGACGTAGTCGAGGAGGTCGTCCGGACGACCGACCCCGATGCGGTCGCCGCCGCCGAGCGGACGGCGCTGGAAGCGGGCCACGAGGGCGTGATGCTGAAGGATCCCGACTCGGCGTACGAACCGGGAAAGCGCGGCCGGAACTGGCTGAAGCGGAAGCCGGACGTCGAGACGCTGGATCTCGTCGTGACCGGCGCCGAGTGGGGCGAGGGCCGGCGGGCGAACCTCCTCGGGACGTTTCTCCTGTCGGCGCGCGTCGAGGACGCTGCCCCGATCGACGGCGCCAACACGGGGGACGACGGGGCCTACGCCACGATCGGGAAGGTCGCAACCGGAATCACCGACGCAAAGCTCGAATCGCTGACGGACCTGCTCGAACCGCACGTCGACCGCGAGGACGGCCAGGCTGTCTCGATCGAGCCCGCGGTCGTCTTCGAGGTCGGCTACGAGGGGATTCAACCGTCGCCGACGTACGAATCGGGCTATGCGCTCCGGTTCCCGCGGTTCGTGGGCGTCCGGTCGGACAACTCACCCGGCGACGCCGACACGGTCGCCCGGGTCGAGCGGCTGGCCGACGAGCAGTAG